A DNA window from Sphingomonas profundi contains the following coding sequences:
- a CDS encoding GNAT family N-acetyltransferase: protein MEIRKDDPTASRVAELLSHHLRELHAAMNGHASALDATGLAAASVTFWTAWQADTLAGFGALKELDARHGEVKSMRAAPAARGTGVGRTLLDHIIADARSRGYARLSLETGTAALHAPAIALYRSAGFVQCGPFADYQPNPHNQFFRLDLADVIP, encoded by the coding sequence TTGGAGATACGGAAGGACGATCCGACGGCGTCGCGTGTGGCGGAGCTGCTGTCCCACCATCTCCGTGAACTGCATGCGGCGATGAACGGTCACGCCTCTGCGCTCGACGCAACGGGTCTTGCGGCAGCAAGCGTCACGTTCTGGACGGCGTGGCAGGCCGATACGCTGGCGGGCTTCGGTGCGCTCAAGGAACTGGATGCCCGTCATGGCGAGGTCAAGTCGATGCGGGCAGCCCCGGCAGCACGGGGGACAGGTGTCGGGCGCACCTTGCTCGATCACATCATCGCGGACGCGCGCAGTCGCGGTTACGCGCGATTGAGTCTGGAAACCGGCACGGCGGCGCTGCACGCGCCGGCCATCGCACTCTATCGCAGCGCCGGCTTCGTCCAGTGCGGTCCCTTCGCGGACTACCAGCCGAACCCGCACAACCAGTTCTTCCGTCTCGATCTCGCCGACGTCATACCTTGA
- a CDS encoding NUDIX hydrolase: MSADAPRTIRIAAALIDDGAGRLLLVRKAGTGWFMQAGGKIEDGESPVGALRRELDEELGLVLAEDDARHLGCYLAPAANEPDHIVEAEIFHVRIRHDPATQSEIEEAVWVDHAAAMMLPLAPLTRDHILSLYRTL; encoded by the coding sequence ATGAGCGCCGATGCCCCTCGCACCATTCGAATAGCGGCTGCCTTGATAGATGACGGCGCCGGCCGCTTGTTGTTGGTCCGCAAGGCAGGAACCGGGTGGTTCATGCAGGCCGGCGGCAAGATCGAGGATGGCGAGAGCCCCGTAGGCGCGCTGCGCCGGGAGCTGGACGAGGAACTCGGATTGGTGCTGGCCGAGGATGATGCGCGCCATCTCGGCTGCTACCTTGCCCCGGCGGCGAACGAACCCGACCATATCGTCGAGGCGGAAATCTTCCATGTGCGCATTCGGCACGATCCCGCCACACAGTCAGAGATCGAGGAGGCCGTGTGGGTCGATCATGCCGCGGCGATGATGCTGCCCCTGGCGCCCTTGACCCGCGACCATATCCTCTCCCTGTACCGCACGCTCTGA
- the ybgC gene encoding tol-pal system-associated acyl-CoA thioesterase: METDTLDQPYAGTLLDGAHRFALRVYFEDTDLTGIVYHANYLRFMERARSDMLRCAGIDQRAAHEAGEGAYAVADLAIRYRRPARLDDALVVVSRVGEIRAAACLIHQRVMRGQEVLTEADVTAAFVAPDGRPRRQPRAWIDIFEQLRGRS, encoded by the coding sequence ATGGAGACGGACACGCTCGACCAGCCTTATGCCGGCACCCTCCTCGATGGTGCGCATCGCTTCGCGCTCCGCGTCTATTTCGAGGATACGGACCTGACCGGCATCGTCTACCACGCCAATTATCTGCGTTTCATGGAGCGCGCCCGATCGGACATGCTGCGCTGCGCCGGGATCGACCAGCGCGCCGCGCACGAGGCCGGCGAGGGCGCCTATGCGGTGGCCGATCTCGCCATCCGCTACCGTCGCCCGGCGAGGCTGGACGACGCGCTCGTCGTGGTCAGCCGGGTGGGGGAAATCCGCGCCGCCGCCTGCCTCATTCATCAGAGGGTCATGCGCGGACAGGAAGTGCTGACGGAGGCGGACGTCACCGCGGCCTTCGTCGCGCCCGACGGGCGTCCCCGCCGCCAACCGCGCGCGTGGATCGACATTTTCGAGCAGCTCAGAGGACGGTCGTAA
- the tolQ gene encoding protein TolQ, whose amino-acid sequence MESLGVTPTGSLLSPVTLFMQADLVVKAVMIGLLLASIWTWAIIIGHGVRLRRTARASEQFERDFWKADDIDKYFDGPGKQDLPPARVFSAGVSEWRRSTGGKTVDREGTRQRLATAMGAAVAAEVDRLSDRLNILATIGSVAPFVGLFGTVWGIMKSFTDIAAQQNTSLGVVAPGIAEALFATALGLFAAIPAVIAYNRLSHVINRMEARLNRFADGFHGTLSRELEV is encoded by the coding sequence ATGGAAAGCCTCGGCGTCACCCCCACCGGCTCGCTGCTCTCGCCGGTCACGTTGTTCATGCAGGCCGATCTCGTCGTGAAGGCGGTGATGATCGGGCTGCTGCTGGCGAGCATCTGGACGTGGGCGATCATCATCGGCCACGGCGTCCGGCTGCGCCGCACGGCGCGGGCCAGCGAGCAGTTCGAGCGCGACTTCTGGAAGGCCGACGACATCGACAAATATTTCGACGGGCCGGGCAAGCAGGATCTGCCGCCGGCGCGGGTGTTCTCCGCCGGCGTGTCCGAGTGGCGCCGCTCCACCGGCGGCAAGACGGTGGATCGGGAGGGCACGCGCCAGCGCCTGGCCACCGCGATGGGCGCCGCCGTGGCGGCAGAGGTGGACCGCCTGTCCGATCGGCTGAACATCCTCGCCACGATCGGCTCGGTCGCGCCGTTCGTCGGTCTGTTCGGCACCGTGTGGGGCATCATGAAGAGCTTCACCGATATCGCCGCCCAGCAGAACACGTCGCTGGGCGTGGTCGCCCCCGGCATCGCCGAAGCGCTGTTCGCCACCGCGCTCGGCCTGTTCGCGGCGATTCCGGCCGTCATCGCCTACAATCGCCTCAGCCACGTCATCAACCGCATGGAGGCGCGGCTGAACCGCTTCGCCGACGGCTTCCACGGCACGCTCAGCCGCGAGCTGGAGGTCTAG
- the tolR gene encoding protein TolR: MGPMRGRGHGGRRAPMAEINVTPLVDVMLVLLIIFMITAPLLVAGVPVNLPDSRAGALDQDQKPISVSLDDGGKIYVNDEETAEAALPARLEVLAAAAAKGPEAPQVYLRADRGLDYGRVMKVMGELNRAGLNKVALVTVGEEGR; this comes from the coding sequence ATGGGGCCGATGCGCGGCCGCGGCCATGGCGGCCGGCGCGCGCCGATGGCCGAGATCAACGTGACGCCGCTCGTCGACGTGATGCTCGTGCTGCTCATCATCTTCATGATCACCGCGCCGCTGCTGGTGGCGGGCGTGCCGGTGAACCTGCCGGACAGTCGCGCCGGCGCGCTGGATCAGGATCAGAAGCCGATCTCCGTGTCGCTGGACGACGGCGGCAAGATCTACGTCAACGACGAGGAGACGGCGGAGGCCGCCCTGCCCGCCCGGCTGGAGGTGCTCGCCGCCGCCGCCGCCAAGGGGCCGGAGGCGCCGCAGGTCTATCTGCGGGCCGATCGCGGGCTGGATTACGGGCGGGTGATGAAGGTGATGGGCGAGCTGAACCGCGCCGGCCTCAACAAGGTCGCGCTCGTCACCGTCGGCGAGGAAGGCCGCTGA